A genomic segment from Verrucomicrobiaceae bacterium encodes:
- a CDS encoding GxxExxY protein: MTENEIAEAVVDVAYKLHTELGPGLLESVYEVLLEHELVRRGFRVRRQVPVPIEWNGVKFAEGFKADLIVNDTVIVELKSVEWLMPVHSKQLLTYLRLMKLRLGLLINFGEERIKDGIKRVANGLPQEEVD, from the coding sequence ATGACGGAGAATGAAATCGCCGAGGCTGTGGTGGATGTGGCTTACAAGCTGCACACCGAACTGGGTCCAGGACTGTTGGAATCGGTCTATGAAGTGCTTCTGGAGCACGAACTGGTCAGGAGGGGTTTCCGAGTTCGTCGGCAAGTGCCGGTGCCGATCGAGTGGAATGGCGTGAAGTTCGCCGAAGGCTTCAAAGCGGACCTGATCGTGAATGATACAGTCATTGTGGAGCTGAAGTCGGTCGAATGGCTGATGCCGGTGCACTCGAAGCAGTTGCTGACCTACCTGAGGCTGATGAAGCTGCGCTTGGGGCTGCTGATCAACTTTGGCGAAGAACGTATCAAAGACGGCATCAAACGCGTCGCGAACGGCCTCCCGCAGGAAGAGGTCGATTAA
- a CDS encoding IS5 family transposase, which yields MKRYRKTERGGGLFSAIEHEQAVAAKTLGILKLRDVISWESFRPLLEDLTGYATRDWTKGGKPPFDPVLMFKVLVLQKFHGLSDDATEEQIFDRTSFKAFLGLRIGDDIPDAKTIWDFKQRIEADGREGSRKLFDTFGQMLESKGIVAREGSIVDASFTEAPRQRNSREANQRIKQGERPEEFDENPAVGRQKDSEARWTKKNNESHYGWKNHVKADLKTKIIINSTTTPASVHDSQVFEGLLDDKDQAVLADSAYHSAEHEAYLIKLNAQEFLMRKATRGHPLSEAEMQTNHTISRMRVRVEHIFARMTQMGADLCRSIGLKRATQHNHLSNLVYNMDRYACLVR from the coding sequence ATGAAGCGCTACCGCAAGACAGAACGAGGCGGCGGACTGTTCTCCGCCATTGAACATGAGCAGGCCGTCGCCGCCAAAACCCTCGGCATCCTCAAGCTGCGCGACGTTATCTCTTGGGAAAGTTTCCGCCCGCTGCTCGAAGATCTCACTGGCTACGCCACCCGCGACTGGACCAAGGGCGGCAAGCCCCCGTTCGACCCCGTGCTGATGTTCAAAGTCCTTGTGCTACAGAAGTTCCACGGCCTCAGCGACGACGCCACCGAGGAGCAAATCTTTGACCGCACCAGTTTTAAAGCCTTCCTCGGCCTGCGCATCGGCGACGACATCCCTGACGCCAAAACCATCTGGGACTTTAAGCAACGCATTGAGGCAGATGGACGAGAAGGCAGTCGCAAACTCTTCGACACCTTCGGCCAGATGCTCGAAAGCAAAGGCATCGTCGCGCGAGAAGGCAGCATCGTGGACGCCAGCTTCACGGAAGCCCCACGCCAGCGCAACAGCCGCGAGGCGAACCAGCGCATCAAGCAGGGCGAACGCCCCGAAGAGTTCGACGAGAACCCCGCCGTGGGCCGCCAGAAAGACAGCGAAGCACGCTGGACGAAGAAGAACAACGAGTCGCACTACGGCTGGAAGAACCATGTGAAGGCCGACTTGAAAACCAAGATCATCATCAACTCCACCACCACGCCCGCCAGTGTCCACGACAGCCAAGTGTTTGAAGGACTGCTTGATGACAAAGATCAGGCCGTGCTCGCCGACTCGGCCTATCACAGCGCGGAGCACGAGGCGTATCTCATCAAGCTCAACGCGCAGGAGTTCCTGATGCGCAAAGCCACACGAGGTCACCCGCTGAGCGAAGCTGAAATGCAGACCAACCACACGATCAGCCGGATGCGTGTGAGGGTAGAGCACATCTTCGCGCGAATGACGCAGATGGGAGCCGATCTGTGTCGGAGCATTGGATTGAAACGAGCCACACAGCACAACCACCTCAGCAATCTGGTCTACAACATGGACCGCTATGCCTGTTTGGTTCGCTAA
- a CDS encoding ABC transporter substrate-binding protein → MNNAPPLTRRSILRQAGLGALLSGLPSGWVGSAYADDSPEMPDVKLGIIALTDCSSIILAHEKGLFKKYGINSTVSKGASWAAIRDSLTNGDIQATHMLLGMPIASTMGLGGAPKKPMVAPFILNRNGQAITLANSLKGKVADDPKALKPFVDAAKAAGAPMTFAMTFPPGTHAMWIRYYLAAGGINPGDAAGAGADVSLITVPPPQMVANMKVGKMDGFCVGEPWNAKTIAEDIGFTSITTQAIWKDHPEKVCAFTEEFTAKNPKTVKAVLKALHEASVWLDKMENREEQANIVSAATYINCPPETILGRLQGKYLMGDGRKFKDPNYMIFSDRNCNFPQAKYAKWWLTQLRRWGFVEGAPDYEGVAKQVMRSDIYEEAMKEIGYAHGGADTKAETLFDGVTFDPTADLEAYAASFAVKTIKG, encoded by the coding sequence ATGAACAACGCCCCGCCCCTCACTCGTCGCTCCATCCTCCGCCAAGCTGGTCTTGGCGCCCTCCTCTCCGGCCTGCCCTCCGGCTGGGTCGGCTCCGCTTATGCGGATGACTCACCCGAGATGCCGGATGTGAAACTCGGCATCATCGCCCTCACCGACTGCTCCAGCATCATTCTGGCGCACGAGAAAGGTCTCTTCAAAAAATACGGCATCAACTCCACCGTGAGCAAAGGCGCGAGCTGGGCTGCGATTCGTGATTCACTCACCAATGGAGACATCCAGGCCACTCACATGCTTCTCGGTATGCCAATCGCCTCCACCATGGGCCTCGGCGGTGCGCCGAAGAAGCCGATGGTCGCTCCTTTCATCCTGAACCGCAACGGCCAGGCCATCACGCTCGCGAATTCGCTCAAAGGTAAGGTCGCCGATGATCCGAAGGCACTGAAACCCTTCGTCGATGCCGCAAAGGCCGCCGGAGCACCGATGACCTTCGCCATGACTTTCCCGCCCGGCACGCATGCCATGTGGATTCGTTATTACCTCGCCGCGGGCGGCATCAATCCGGGCGATGCCGCTGGTGCGGGCGCGGATGTTTCCCTCATCACCGTGCCGCCTCCGCAAATGGTCGCCAACATGAAGGTCGGCAAGATGGACGGCTTCTGCGTCGGAGAACCTTGGAACGCCAAAACCATCGCTGAAGACATCGGCTTCACCTCCATCACCACGCAGGCAATCTGGAAGGATCATCCTGAAAAAGTCTGCGCCTTCACCGAGGAGTTCACCGCGAAAAATCCGAAGACCGTCAAAGCCGTGCTTAAAGCCCTCCACGAGGCCAGCGTGTGGCTCGACAAAATGGAGAATCGCGAAGAGCAGGCCAATATCGTCAGCGCCGCCACCTACATCAACTGCCCGCCCGAAACCATCCTCGGCCGCCTCCAGGGTAAATACCTCATGGGCGATGGCCGCAAGTTCAAGGACCCGAACTATATGATCTTCAGCGATCGCAACTGCAATTTCCCACAGGCGAAGTATGCCAAGTGGTGGCTCACGCAGCTCCGCCGCTGGGGCTTCGTCGAAGGCGCTCCCGACTATGAAGGCGTCGCGAAGCAGGTCATGCGCTCCGACATCTACGAAGAAGCCATGAAGGAAATCGGCTACGCCCACGGCGGTGCCGACACCAAGGCCGAAACGCTCTTTGACGGCGTCACCTTTGACCCCACCGCCGACCTCGAAGCCTACGCCGCCTCCTTCGCGGTCAAAACCATCAAAGGATAA
- a CDS encoding LysR family transcriptional regulator, whose product MDHAIDSRQLRAFICLARCGSFTQAGRELHLTQSAISHAIKSLENDLRTQLFHRQGKSVHLTHAGRELLPHAEAILQSMSAARSILGTLDQTPRGKLRIGCTTAAAQFILPTVFREFKESFPLYEIKVVCGETPDTIEKLEKNQVDLAVSLKPAETAKLSCHAIFDDELELLVSPLHPWAQKAPKLKDAANETFIVASRNSMNFSLVQDYFMKQGVRLMNFIELGSSEATKELAKLGIGVAIAARWIAKNEIAAGQLVPLPLPKGKLRRRWVVSTLKGRPLNLPERTFIGLSEEVGRRMVDPMP is encoded by the coding sequence ATGGACCACGCCATCGACTCACGCCAGCTCCGCGCCTTCATCTGCCTCGCCCGTTGCGGTAGCTTTACTCAGGCAGGCCGCGAGCTGCACCTCACGCAGAGCGCCATCAGCCATGCCATCAAGTCGCTCGAAAACGACCTCCGCACACAGCTTTTCCACCGCCAGGGCAAGAGCGTACACCTCACACATGCAGGCCGTGAGCTGCTGCCCCATGCGGAGGCCATCCTACAAAGCATGAGCGCCGCCAGGAGCATCCTCGGCACGCTCGATCAAACTCCCCGTGGCAAACTCCGCATCGGCTGCACCACCGCCGCCGCGCAGTTCATCCTGCCCACCGTCTTCCGCGAATTCAAAGAGAGCTTCCCCCTCTACGAAATCAAAGTCGTCTGCGGCGAGACCCCCGACACGATCGAGAAGCTCGAAAAAAACCAAGTCGATCTCGCCGTGAGCCTCAAACCTGCCGAGACAGCCAAACTGAGCTGCCACGCCATTTTTGATGATGAACTCGAGTTACTCGTCTCGCCATTGCATCCCTGGGCTCAAAAAGCACCGAAGCTCAAAGACGCTGCGAATGAGACCTTCATCGTCGCGAGCCGCAACAGCATGAACTTCTCACTCGTGCAGGATTATTTCATGAAGCAGGGCGTGCGGCTGATGAACTTCATCGAGCTCGGCAGCTCAGAGGCGACCAAGGAACTCGCCAAACTGGGCATTGGCGTCGCCATTGCCGCACGTTGGATCGCCAAGAATGAAATTGCTGCTGGGCAGCTCGTGCCGCTACCCCTTCCCAAAGGCAAACTGAGGCGTCGCTGGGTCGTCTCCACACTCAAAGGTCGCCCGCTGAACCTCCCGGAACGCACCTTCATCGGCCTCAGTGAGGAAGTTGGGAGAAGGATGGTGGATCCGATGCCGTAG
- a CDS encoding ABC transporter substrate-binding protein produces MLPTAQHSKTILGGVVQPVRIGFQPLTDAAPLLVARELELFAKHGVRVELSCEVGWATIREKLLYGQLDAVHAIAGLALAMRLGLSTPPCRVVAPFVFNLHGNAITLSRDLFQRGVRDAASLKKLIRSSAGRRFTFGTVSRYSSHYFLLRSWLTAGGIDPDRDVRIVVLPPTQMVGNLEAALIDGCCVGEPWNSLAVARGLGFIVATSEQLAPGHPEKVLLTTENFIEHHTGEVQAIIAALREACAFCDAKENRTEVARLLAKTGYYGTHAEALIRSLVGPLDLGTGESLDVSSFHIFYRREANEPTPERGHWLLDQFITHGLITPGERAEATEAMSHCWTTSSLLSPKPAASAKQRISKLKTAHA; encoded by the coding sequence ATGTTACCAACTGCCCAGCATTCAAAAACCATTCTCGGTGGAGTCGTCCAACCGGTGCGCATCGGTTTTCAGCCGCTCACCGATGCGGCACCGCTGCTCGTGGCGCGGGAGCTGGAGTTGTTCGCCAAACATGGCGTTCGTGTGGAATTAAGTTGTGAGGTCGGTTGGGCCACCATCCGGGAAAAGCTGCTGTATGGCCAGTTGGACGCTGTCCATGCCATCGCCGGTCTGGCGCTGGCCATGCGCCTAGGTCTCAGCACGCCGCCATGCCGGGTGGTGGCACCATTCGTCTTCAATCTGCATGGAAATGCGATTACCCTCAGCCGTGACCTTTTTCAAAGAGGGGTGCGTGATGCCGCGAGCCTGAAAAAGCTCATCCGCAGCTCCGCCGGGCGTCGTTTCACCTTTGGCACAGTCTCCCGCTATTCTTCACACTACTTCCTCCTGCGCTCCTGGCTCACAGCGGGCGGTATAGACCCAGATCGAGACGTTCGCATCGTCGTACTGCCCCCCACCCAGATGGTGGGCAATCTCGAGGCCGCACTCATCGACGGCTGCTGCGTCGGGGAGCCGTGGAACAGCCTCGCGGTGGCTCGCGGCCTCGGTTTCATCGTCGCGACCAGTGAGCAGCTCGCACCCGGGCATCCTGAAAAAGTGCTGCTCACCACGGAAAACTTCATCGAACACCACACTGGCGAGGTTCAGGCCATCATCGCGGCTTTGCGCGAAGCCTGTGCCTTTTGCGACGCGAAGGAAAATCGCACCGAGGTCGCCCGCCTGCTGGCCAAGACCGGCTATTACGGCACGCACGCTGAGGCGCTGATTCGATCACTCGTCGGCCCACTCGATCTCGGCACGGGCGAGTCACTCGACGTCTCCAGCTTCCACATCTTCTACCGCCGCGAGGCGAATGAACCCACGCCAGAACGTGGGCACTGGTTGCTCGATCAATTCATCACCCACGGCCTCATCACACCCGGTGAACGCGCCGAGGCCACCGAGGCCATGAGCCACTGCTGGACCACCAGCTCACTGCTTTCCCCAAAACCAGCCGCATCCGCCAAGCAACGCATCTCAAAACTCAAAACCGCCCACGCATGA
- a CDS encoding amidohydrolase family protein has product MITELLTVHNTRENLDLVDKHVGVLIKPHPRTLRWHLSIVEAPVGSILPNTDAAAQLSALRKASAQAGSGLRWLAEALVEGKGGTRVTHEAITEHAILTPPRADKKKGGHLVSVDTQHHGTRLEIEGTVSSDGKIVEADLAAQEKAIVGFCGHLEPDADFSKHLKRFAANPIFRGVRWSGMALSDPSKAQAIQASAHLLADHGLQLDVNGPATSLPALAKLAKEVPALRIVIDHLGAPGDPASLRPEWKPGILSVAKLPNVFMKVSALVEQVKCPEGQAPRDASYYLPVLDHLWESFGPDRLIYGSNWPVSDKGGSYDVVFGIVREYFGSKGSEACEKYFWKNSQGHLWKPPFPRQFIDREQP; this is encoded by the coding sequence GTGATCACCGAACTGCTCACCGTTCACAACACGCGTGAGAATCTCGACCTCGTGGACAAGCATGTAGGCGTACTCATCAAGCCTCATCCACGCACGCTTCGCTGGCATTTGAGCATCGTTGAGGCACCCGTCGGCAGTATTTTGCCCAATACAGACGCCGCCGCACAGCTCTCTGCGCTGCGCAAAGCCTCTGCGCAGGCGGGCTCTGGCCTGCGCTGGCTCGCGGAAGCGTTGGTGGAGGGTAAAGGCGGCACGCGTGTGACTCATGAAGCCATCACGGAGCACGCCATCCTCACTCCGCCCCGCGCTGACAAAAAAAAGGGCGGCCATTTGGTCAGTGTGGACACGCAGCACCACGGCACCCGGCTCGAAATCGAGGGCACTGTTTCCTCGGATGGTAAAATCGTCGAAGCAGACCTCGCCGCTCAGGAAAAAGCCATTGTAGGTTTCTGTGGGCATCTGGAACCCGATGCAGACTTTTCCAAGCATTTGAAGCGGTTTGCAGCCAATCCCATCTTTCGCGGAGTGCGCTGGAGTGGCATGGCATTGAGTGATCCCTCCAAAGCGCAAGCCATACAAGCCAGTGCGCATTTGTTGGCCGATCATGGACTCCAACTCGATGTGAATGGCCCAGCGACCTCCTTGCCAGCGCTCGCAAAACTAGCGAAGGAAGTCCCCGCTCTGCGTATCGTTATCGACCATCTCGGAGCTCCTGGTGATCCGGCGTCATTGCGACCCGAGTGGAAGCCCGGCATCCTCAGCGTCGCCAAGCTCCCAAATGTTTTCATGAAGGTATCTGCACTCGTCGAGCAAGTGAAGTGTCCAGAAGGCCAGGCACCGCGTGATGCGAGCTATTACCTGCCAGTCTTGGACCACCTGTGGGAGAGCTTTGGTCCTGATCGGCTCATTTACGGGAGCAATTGGCCCGTAAGTGACAAGGGCGGGAGCTACGATGTCGTTTTCGGGATCGTGCGTGAATACTTCGGCAGCAAAGGAAGTGAAGCCTGCGAAAAATACTTTTGGAAGAACTCTCAAGGGCACCTCTGGAAACCTCCTTTCCCCAGGCAATTCATTGATCGAGAGCAACCATAG
- a CDS encoding ABC transporter ATP-binding protein: protein MSLIQINNASKGFGYNGSRTEVLKDINLSVEEGEFVVIVGYSGSGKSTLINLISGLVKPDTGEALIEDKKITEPGPDRGLVFQNYSLLPWLTVEENIALAVDEVFKEWTSEQRKAHVAKYISMVKLTPAAHKLPKELSGGMRQRVSVARTLAMNPKVLLMDEPLSALDALTRAQLQDEISDIWMNNKTTVIWITNDPDEAILVADKVIPLLPTAPATLGEPMIIDLERPRDRRTINHDPKFKKLRTELITTLLDAKGRTKSKTSLKLTLPDILPEDLTTVNSLQFLNRSGPKRRTAEKREEVEVAA from the coding sequence ATGTCTCTCATTCAAATCAACAACGCCTCCAAAGGCTTCGGTTACAACGGTTCACGAACCGAAGTGCTCAAAGACATCAATCTATCGGTCGAAGAAGGCGAGTTCGTCGTCATCGTCGGCTATTCTGGCTCCGGAAAGAGCACGCTCATCAATTTGATCTCCGGCTTGGTGAAGCCCGACACGGGCGAAGCACTCATTGAGGACAAAAAGATCACGGAACCCGGCCCGGACCGTGGTTTGGTCTTCCAGAACTACTCACTGCTTCCGTGGCTCACCGTCGAAGAAAACATCGCGCTCGCGGTGGATGAGGTTTTCAAAGAATGGACGTCGGAACAGCGCAAAGCACACGTCGCCAAATACATCTCGATGGTGAAGCTCACGCCAGCGGCGCACAAACTGCCCAAAGAACTCTCCGGCGGCATGCGGCAGCGTGTTTCCGTCGCTCGCACGCTGGCGATGAATCCGAAGGTGCTGCTCATGGACGAGCCTTTGAGCGCTCTCGATGCCCTCACACGTGCGCAGCTTCAGGACGAGATCAGCGACATCTGGATGAACAACAAAACGACCGTCATCTGGATCACGAACGACCCCGATGAAGCCATTTTGGTCGCGGATAAAGTCATTCCGCTGCTTCCCACCGCGCCCGCCACCTTGGGCGAGCCGATGATCATCGACCTCGAGCGGCCACGCGACCGCCGCACGATCAATCACGACCCCAAATTCAAGAAACTGCGCACAGAGCTCATCACCACGCTGCTCGATGCCAAAGGCCGCACCAAATCGAAGACCAGCCTCAAGCTCACGCTGCCGGACATTCTGCCTGAAGACCTCACCACCGTGAACAGCCTGCAATTCCTCAACCGCAGCGGCCCGAAACGCCGCACCGCCGAAAAACGCGAAGAAGTGGAGGTGGCCGCATGA
- a CDS encoding sigma-54-dependent Fis family transcriptional regulator gives MLDQATVLIVDDEKHTRDGLRLSLEDEFDCYVASNAAEALEYLHNDKIDVMLTDLRLGADDGMKLLDAALALPRPPVCIMMTAYGSVDTAVEAMRRGAYHFVTKPLNLDEVELLVKRALRSHTLEHENVALKQQVERKFSIEGILGQAEVMKPILDTIQQVAPSRATVLIEGESGTGKELVARAIHNLSGRPKANIVAVHCAALSPQILESELFGHEKGAFTGAQERRIGRFEQANGGTLFLDEIGEIDASTQVKLLRALGEQTIERVGSSKPISINVRVVAATNRDLAKMVEEGKFREDLYWRLRVVTIQLPPLRDRKSDISVLSDHFLKELAKANGKTYKPLGEDALPAMMNYDWPGNIRELRSAIEHGVVMSNSSKVMLKHLPSYLLNPRHPSSGLRAPISSSISSKSPNTSSPSALEPSSPSKSDLDVHVAEHQLILEALQRSGNNRTLAAELLGMSRRTLQRKLKEMNMVRMHRKRLLKPEPATVAAE, from the coding sequence ATGCTCGATCAAGCCACTGTCCTCATCGTTGATGATGAAAAGCACACCCGCGACGGCCTGCGCCTCTCGCTGGAGGATGAATTCGACTGCTACGTCGCCTCGAATGCCGCCGAGGCACTCGAATACCTGCACAACGACAAAATCGACGTCATGCTCACCGATCTGCGCCTCGGGGCCGATGATGGCATGAAGCTCCTCGATGCCGCCCTCGCCCTACCGCGTCCGCCCGTCTGCATCATGATGACAGCCTACGGCAGCGTGGACACCGCCGTGGAGGCCATGCGCCGCGGAGCCTACCACTTCGTCACCAAGCCGCTCAACCTCGATGAAGTGGAACTCCTCGTCAAAAGAGCCCTCCGCAGCCACACCCTCGAGCACGAAAACGTCGCCCTCAAACAGCAGGTCGAGCGGAAATTCTCCATCGAAGGCATCCTCGGCCAGGCCGAGGTCATGAAGCCCATCCTCGACACCATCCAGCAAGTCGCCCCCTCCCGCGCCACCGTGCTCATCGAAGGCGAAAGCGGCACCGGCAAAGAACTCGTCGCCAGAGCCATCCACAACCTCAGCGGCCGCCCCAAAGCCAACATCGTCGCCGTCCACTGCGCCGCACTCTCCCCGCAGATCCTCGAAAGCGAGCTCTTCGGCCATGAAAAAGGAGCCTTCACCGGAGCCCAAGAGCGGCGCATCGGCCGCTTCGAGCAAGCCAATGGCGGCACCCTCTTCCTCGATGAAATCGGCGAAATCGACGCCAGCACCCAGGTCAAACTCCTCCGTGCCCTCGGCGAGCAGACCATCGAGCGCGTCGGCAGCAGCAAACCCATCAGCATCAATGTCCGCGTCGTCGCCGCCACCAACCGCGACCTCGCCAAAATGGTCGAAGAAGGCAAATTCCGCGAAGACCTCTACTGGCGGCTCCGCGTCGTCACCATCCAGCTCCCGCCCCTCCGCGACCGCAAAAGCGACATCAGCGTCCTCTCCGACCACTTCCTCAAAGAGCTCGCCAAAGCCAACGGCAAGACCTACAAGCCCCTCGGCGAAGATGCCCTGCCCGCCATGATGAACTACGACTGGCCCGGCAACATCCGTGAGCTGCGATCCGCCATCGAGCACGGCGTCGTCATGAGCAACAGCAGCAAAGTCATGCTCAAGCACCTGCCCAGCTACCTGCTCAATCCCCGGCACCCCAGCAGCGGCCTACGGGCCCCCATCAGCAGCAGCATCAGCAGCAAAAGTCCAAACACTTCCTCCCCATCTGCCCTGGAGCCGTCCAGCCCCAGCAAAAGCGACCTCGACGTCCACGTCGCCGAGCACCAGCTCATCCTCGAAGCCCTCCAGCGCAGCGGCAACAACCGCACCCTCGCCGCCGAGCTCCTCGGCATGAGCCGCCGCACCCTCCAGCGCAAGCTCAAGGAAATGAACATGGTCCGCATGCACCGCAAACGCCTGCTGAAACCAGAACCAGCCACCGTGGCGGCCGAATAA
- a CDS encoding ABC transporter ATP-binding protein, translated as MSTHKLPMLELDRLWKTYETPKGPATIVKNFNLKLKEGEFATLIGHSGCGKSTVLMMVAGLSDLSKGNMILAGKEAVGPGPDRGIVFQSPCLLPWMTAFENVMLGVNQVYFTASKAERRQMAEYYLSIVGLGDAMHKHPGELSQGMRQRVGIARAFALQPKMLLLDEPFGMLDSLTRYELQEVLLDLWRRNRITTLMVTHDVDEAIFLSDRVVMMTDGPEAEVGDILKIPFERPRNRKEIMEDPRYYELREHLITFLNDKSHIRPSREASFVPSADMAAEMAAHSMPAAA; from the coding sequence ATGAGCACGCACAAGCTCCCCATGCTCGAACTGGACCGTCTTTGGAAGACCTACGAGACGCCCAAAGGTCCAGCCACCATCGTCAAAAACTTCAACCTCAAGCTCAAGGAGGGCGAGTTCGCCACGCTCATCGGCCACAGCGGATGCGGTAAAAGTACCGTCCTCATGATGGTCGCCGGTTTGAGCGATCTCTCGAAGGGAAACATGATCCTCGCCGGCAAAGAAGCCGTCGGTCCGGGGCCGGATCGCGGCATCGTCTTCCAATCACCTTGCCTGCTGCCGTGGATGACCGCCTTTGAAAACGTCATGCTCGGAGTGAACCAGGTCTATTTCACCGCCAGCAAAGCCGAGCGCCGCCAGATGGCCGAGTATTACCTCAGCATCGTCGGATTGGGTGATGCCATGCACAAACACCCCGGCGAACTCTCCCAAGGCATGCGCCAGCGCGTCGGCATCGCCCGCGCCTTCGCATTGCAGCCAAAGATGCTCCTACTCGACGAGCCTTTCGGCATGCTCGACTCCCTCACACGCTACGAGCTTCAAGAAGTGCTCCTCGACCTCTGGCGCCGCAATCGTATCACCACCCTCATGGTCACGCACGATGTCGATGAGGCCATCTTCCTCTCCGACCGCGTCGTCATGATGACCGACGGCCCCGAAGCCGAGGTCGGCGACATTTTGAAGATCCCCTTCGAGCGCCCTCGCAACCGCAAAGAGATCATGGAAGACCCGCGCTACTACGAACTCCGCGAGCACCTCATCACCTTCCTCAACGACAAATCCCACATCCGCCCCAGCCGCGAAGCCTCCTTCGTGCCCTCCGCTGACATGGCGGCGGAAATGGCCGCGCACAGCATGCCTGCTGCAGCGTGA
- the ntrB gene encoding nitrate ABC transporter permease, with product MHPLIQKYKLDSIFLPFLAILVTCVFWYAIAGKSVVTEKVDDFGDKFKVTKRAGLSADLPTPVETWTASKPYIVEPFAKRGELDQGILRFTWMSLVLVAQGYFIALIIGTPVGFFLGLSKQFTKAFDPIIQVLRPVSPLAWLPLGMILFSGVKVLDADGRTTFGASDAAALFTIAICAMWPTVMNTAVGVRAVPVDYLNVAKVLKLSRWKTLWKVLVPATLPYMFTGFRLSLGIAWLVIVAVEMLTGRPGVGGFLWQQYNANSYAHIILCILTIGVIGYILDRLMSVVEGRFKTA from the coding sequence ATGCATCCCCTCATCCAGAAATACAAACTCGACTCCATCTTCCTACCGTTTTTGGCGATTCTCGTCACCTGCGTCTTCTGGTATGCCATCGCCGGAAAATCCGTCGTAACAGAAAAGGTCGATGACTTCGGCGATAAATTCAAAGTCACGAAACGAGCAGGTCTCTCCGCCGATCTGCCCACGCCCGTCGAGACCTGGACCGCGAGCAAACCCTACATCGTCGAACCTTTCGCGAAGCGCGGCGAACTCGATCAAGGCATCCTGCGTTTCACCTGGATGTCGCTGGTTCTCGTGGCGCAGGGATATTTCATCGCGCTCATCATTGGCACGCCCGTGGGTTTCTTCCTCGGCCTTTCGAAACAGTTCACGAAGGCCTTTGATCCCATCATCCAGGTGCTGCGACCCGTTTCACCCCTCGCCTGGCTGCCGCTGGGCATGATCCTCTTTAGCGGCGTCAAAGTGTTAGATGCGGATGGACGCACCACCTTCGGTGCCTCGGATGCCGCCGCGCTCTTCACCATCGCCATCTGCGCCATGTGGCCCACCGTGATGAACACCGCCGTCGGTGTCCGCGCCGTGCCGGTGGACTACCTGAATGTCGCCAAGGTGCTCAAGCTCTCGAGGTGGAAGACGCTCTGGAAGGTGCTCGTGCCCGCCACATTGCCCTACATGTTCACCGGCTTCCGTTTGAGCCTCGGCATCGCCTGGCTCGTCATCGTCGCTGTGGAGATGCTCACCGGCCGTCCCGGCGTCGGCGGCTTCCTCTGGCAGCAATACAACGCCAACAGCTACGCCCACATCATTCTCTGCATCCTCACCATCGGCGTCATCGGCTACATCCTCGACCGCCTGATGAGCGTCGTCGAAGGCCGCTTCAAGACAGCCTGA
- a CDS encoding GNAT family N-acetyltransferase, which translates to MPISLQPLTREHAASFCQLVIALAEFEKLVPPDAAAQERLVEDALSERPRMEVWLAFVDGAEVPCGYLILVETYSSFLALPTLYIEDVFVLPEHRGAGVGGALLKKAASLAYERGCGRMEWTALDWNVNAQRVYEQRLGARRMSEWFLYRMTREDMARHLGA; encoded by the coding sequence ATGCCCATCTCCCTCCAGCCCCTCACCCGCGAGCATGCGGCGTCATTTTGCCAGCTCGTCATCGCCTTGGCGGAGTTTGAGAAGCTGGTGCCGCCGGATGCGGCGGCGCAGGAGCGGCTGGTGGAGGATGCTTTGAGTGAAAGACCACGGATGGAGGTGTGGTTGGCGTTTGTGGACGGGGCGGAGGTGCCGTGTGGTTATCTGATCTTGGTGGAAACGTATTCGAGCTTTCTGGCGCTTCCGACACTGTACATCGAGGATGTGTTTGTGCTGCCGGAGCATCGCGGCGCTGGGGTGGGCGGGGCTTTGCTGAAAAAGGCGGCGAGTCTGGCCTATGAGCGAGGCTGTGGCCGGATGGAGTGGACGGCGCTGGATTGGAACGTGAATGCGCAGCGTGTGTATGAGCAGCGCCTGGGTGCGAGGCGGATGAGCGAATGGTTCCTCTACCGCATGACGCGGGAGGATATGGCGCGGCACTTGGGTGCGTGA